The Chaetodon auriga isolate fChaAug3 chromosome 22, fChaAug3.hap1, whole genome shotgun sequence genome contains a region encoding:
- the yeats4 gene encoding YEATS domain-containing protein 4: MFKKMTEFGPDSGGRVKGVTIVKPIVFGNVARYFGKKREEDGHTHQWSVYVKPYRNEDMSAYVKKIQFKLHESYGNPLRVVTKPPYEITETGWGEFEIIIKIFFIDPNERPVTLYHLLKLFQSDSSAMPKKTVVSEFYDEMIFQDPTAMMQQLLTTSRQLTLGAYKHETEFSELEQRTKEKMEAAKKRTSQEITELKDKLKASRENINHLKAEIRKLEEDGDHKEH, encoded by the exons ATGTTCAAAAAGATGACTGAATTTGGTCCAGATTCCGGGGGACGAGTAAAG GGAGTTACCATTGTGAAGCCTATCGTGTTTGGGAACGTTGCCCGCTACTTcgggaaaaagagagaggaggatggacacacacaccagtggTCTGTCTACGTGAAGCCTTACAGGAATGAG GATATGTCTGCTTATGTGAAGAAGATCCAGTTCAAGCTGCATGAGAGCTACGGAAACCCACTGAGAG TGGTGACGAAGCCTCCATATGAGATTACAGAGACAGGCTGGGGGGAGTTTGAGATCATCATCAAGATCTTCTTCATTGACCCCAATGAGAGACCT gtGACTCTGTACCATCTGCTGAAGCTGTTCCAGTCAGACTCCAGTGCCATGCCAAAGAAGACGGTTGTATCTGAATTCTATGATGAAATG ATCTTTCAGGATCCTACGGCCATGATGCAGCAGCTCCTGACCACGTCAAGACAACTCACCCTGGGAGCATACAAGCATGAGACCGagt TTagtgagctggagcagaggactAAGGAGAAAATGGAAGCAGCGAAGAAGCGAACCAGCCAGGAgatcacagagctgaaagacaaaCTAAAAGCCAGCAGAGAGAACATCAACCACCTGAAGGCAGAGATCAGGAAACTGGAAGAGGACGGAGACCATAAGGAGCACTGA
- the cpsf6 gene encoding cleavage and polyadenylation specificity factor subunit 6 isoform X2 has translation MADGVDHIDIYADVEEEFSQEADYPVHEQIDLYDDVISPSANNGDAPEDRDYLDALPAPGGTEGGKSAPPNVVYTYTGKRIALYIGNLTWWTTDEDLTEAIRSIGITDVLEIKFFENRANGQSKGFALVCVGSEASSRKLMELLSKRELHGQNPIVTPCNKQSLSQFEMQSRKSTQSGQMSGEGKAGPPGAGPRGGFPMGRGRGRFPGPPGPGGDRFPGPVGPGGPPPHFPGSGMRPDVIRHQDGPLMDMSFNPFPPGGRNGSWRGRGGMQGPPRPPPGPPGPPGPPGPPPPGQGLPPPLAGPPNRGDRPPPPVLFPGQFGQPPMGPLPPGPPPPGYGPPPGPPPPQQGPPPPGPFPPRPPGPIGPPMALAPPPHMPGPPPGGPPPAPHVNPAFFPPPGNNNMPPNDSRGPPGPNDPYGRPPPYERGDYGPGGREMEASRTPLSEAEFEEIMNRNRAISSSAISRAVSDASAADYGSAIETLVTAISLIKQSKVSADDRCKVLISSLQDCLHGIESKSYGSASRRERSRERDHSRSREKSRRHKSRSRDRHEDYYRERSRERDRHRERDRDRDREREREREYRHR, from the exons ATGGCGGACGGTGTGGATCACATCGATATTTACGCCGACGTAGAGGAGGAATTTAGCCAG GAAGCCGACTACCCAGTCCACGAGCAGATCGATCTGTATGATGATGTAATATCCCCATCGGCCAACAATGGAGATGCTCCAGAAGACCGTGACTACCTGGATGCACTGCCTGCACCAGGtggcacagagggagggaagagtgCCCCACCCAATGTGGTGTATACCTACACAGGCAAAAGGATTGCCCTGTACATAGGAAACCTTACATGG TGGACGACAGACGAGGACCTGACAGAAGCCATCCGGTCGATAGGCATCACAGATGTGCTGGAGATCAAGTTCTTTGAAAACAGAGCCAACGGCCAGTCCAAAGG GTTTGCGCTGGTATGTGTGGGTTCAGAGGCATCATCCAGGAAACTAATGGAGCTGCTGTCGAAGAGGGAGCTCCATGGTCAGAATCCCATCGTCACACCATGCAACAAACAGTCCCTCAGCCAGTTTGAGATGCAATCACGCAAAA GTACCCAGTCAGGCCAGATGTCAGGGGAAGGTAAAGCTGGTCCCCCTGGTGCAGGCCCTCGTGGAGGTTTCCCCATGGGCCGAGGCAGAGGCAGGTTCCCTGGACCACCTGGCCCTGGAGGAGACCGCTTCCCTGGTCCTGTTGGGCCTGGAGGGCCGCCACCACACTTCCCTG GCTCGGGGATGAGACCAGATGTGATTAGGCACCAAGATGGCCCTCTGATGGATATGAGTTTCAATCCCTTCCCGCCGGGGGGCAGGAACGGGAGCTGGCGTGGCAGAG GAGGGATGCAGGGTCCCCCACGCCCCCCTCCCGGTCCGCCTGGTCCCCCCGGCCCTCCAGGACCTCCACCTCCTGGCCAGggcctcccccctcccctcgctGGTCCTCCAAATCGTGGCGACAGGCCTCCTCCCCCTGTTCTCTTCCCTGGTCAGTTCGGCCAGCCTCCAATGGGACCCCTGCCCCCAGGCCCCCCTCCTCCGGGTTACGGCCCTCCCCCTGGTCCCCCACCTCCCCAGCAGGGCCCACCACCCCCAGGACCCTTCCCTCCTCGGCCCCCAGGTCCCATTGGGCCCCCCATGGCTTTGGCGCCACCTCCACACATGCCAGGTCCCCCTCCGGGTGGACCACCACCAGCACCCCATGTCAACCCTGCATTCTTCCCCCCACCTGGCAACAACAACATGCCCCCCAACGACAGCCGAGGGCCCCCTGGACCAAACGACCCATACGGACGCCCGCCACCATATGAGAGAGGGGACTACGGTCCTGGAGGCCG GGAGATGGAGGCGTCCCGGACGCCTCTGAGCGAGGCGGAGTTTGAGGAGATCATGAACAGGAACAGAGCCATCTCCTCGAGCGCCATATCTAGAGCAGTGTCTGACGCCAGTGCAG CTGACTATGGCAGTGCTATAGAGACCTTGGTGACAGCCATCAGTCTGATTAAGCAGTCCAAAGTGTCAGCAGACGACCGCTGTAAGGTCCTCATCAGCTCCCTGCAGGACTGTCTCCACGGCATTGAGTCAAAGAGCTATGGTTCAGCCTCCAG GCGAGAGCGTTCCAGGGAACGAGACCACAGCCGCtccagagaaaagagcagacgCCACAAGTCCCGCAGTCGTGACCGGCATGAGGACTATTACCGAGAACGCAGCCGGGAGCGGGACCGCCATCGCGAGAGGGACCGCGACCGAGACCgtgagcgagagagggagagggagtaCCGGCACCGCTAA
- the cpsf6 gene encoding cleavage and polyadenylation specificity factor subunit 6 isoform X1 yields MADGVDHIDIYADVEEEFSQEADYPVHEQIDLYDDVISPSANNGDAPEDRDYLDALPAPGGTEGGKSAPPNVVYTYTGKRIALYIGNLTWWTTDEDLTEAIRSIGITDVLEIKFFENRANGQSKGFALVCVGSEASSRKLMELLSKRELHGQNPIVTPCNKQSLSQFEMQSRKSTQSGQMSGEGKAGPPGAGPRGGFPMGRGRGRFPGPPGPGGDRFPGPVGPGGPPPHFPGGMQGPPRPPPGPPGPPGPPGPPPPGQGLPPPLAGPPNRGDRPPPPVLFPGQFGQPPMGPLPPGPPPPGYGPPPGPPPPQQGPPPPGPFPPRPPGPIGPPMALAPPPHMPGPPPGGPPPAPHVNPAFFPPPGNNNMPPNDSRGPPGPNDPYGRPPPYERGDYGPGGREMEASRTPLSEAEFEEIMNRNRAISSSAISRAVSDASAADYGSAIETLVTAISLIKQSKVSADDRCKVLISSLQDCLHGIESKSYGSASRRERSRERDHSRSREKSRRHKSRSRDRHEDYYRERSRERDRHRERDRDRDREREREREYRHR; encoded by the exons ATGGCGGACGGTGTGGATCACATCGATATTTACGCCGACGTAGAGGAGGAATTTAGCCAG GAAGCCGACTACCCAGTCCACGAGCAGATCGATCTGTATGATGATGTAATATCCCCATCGGCCAACAATGGAGATGCTCCAGAAGACCGTGACTACCTGGATGCACTGCCTGCACCAGGtggcacagagggagggaagagtgCCCCACCCAATGTGGTGTATACCTACACAGGCAAAAGGATTGCCCTGTACATAGGAAACCTTACATGG TGGACGACAGACGAGGACCTGACAGAAGCCATCCGGTCGATAGGCATCACAGATGTGCTGGAGATCAAGTTCTTTGAAAACAGAGCCAACGGCCAGTCCAAAGG GTTTGCGCTGGTATGTGTGGGTTCAGAGGCATCATCCAGGAAACTAATGGAGCTGCTGTCGAAGAGGGAGCTCCATGGTCAGAATCCCATCGTCACACCATGCAACAAACAGTCCCTCAGCCAGTTTGAGATGCAATCACGCAAAA GTACCCAGTCAGGCCAGATGTCAGGGGAAGGTAAAGCTGGTCCCCCTGGTGCAGGCCCTCGTGGAGGTTTCCCCATGGGCCGAGGCAGAGGCAGGTTCCCTGGACCACCTGGCCCTGGAGGAGACCGCTTCCCTGGTCCTGTTGGGCCTGGAGGGCCGCCACCACACTTCCCTG GAGGGATGCAGGGTCCCCCACGCCCCCCTCCCGGTCCGCCTGGTCCCCCCGGCCCTCCAGGACCTCCACCTCCTGGCCAGggcctcccccctcccctcgctGGTCCTCCAAATCGTGGCGACAGGCCTCCTCCCCCTGTTCTCTTCCCTGGTCAGTTCGGCCAGCCTCCAATGGGACCCCTGCCCCCAGGCCCCCCTCCTCCGGGTTACGGCCCTCCCCCTGGTCCCCCACCTCCCCAGCAGGGCCCACCACCCCCAGGACCCTTCCCTCCTCGGCCCCCAGGTCCCATTGGGCCCCCCATGGCTTTGGCGCCACCTCCACACATGCCAGGTCCCCCTCCGGGTGGACCACCACCAGCACCCCATGTCAACCCTGCATTCTTCCCCCCACCTGGCAACAACAACATGCCCCCCAACGACAGCCGAGGGCCCCCTGGACCAAACGACCCATACGGACGCCCGCCACCATATGAGAGAGGGGACTACGGTCCTGGAGGCCG GGAGATGGAGGCGTCCCGGACGCCTCTGAGCGAGGCGGAGTTTGAGGAGATCATGAACAGGAACAGAGCCATCTCCTCGAGCGCCATATCTAGAGCAGTGTCTGACGCCAGTGCAG CTGACTATGGCAGTGCTATAGAGACCTTGGTGACAGCCATCAGTCTGATTAAGCAGTCCAAAGTGTCAGCAGACGACCGCTGTAAGGTCCTCATCAGCTCCCTGCAGGACTGTCTCCACGGCATTGAGTCAAAGAGCTATGGTTCAGCCTCCAG GCGAGAGCGTTCCAGGGAACGAGACCACAGCCGCtccagagaaaagagcagacgCCACAAGTCCCGCAGTCGTGACCGGCATGAGGACTATTACCGAGAACGCAGCCGGGAGCGGGACCGCCATCGCGAGAGGGACCGCGACCGAGACCgtgagcgagagagggagagggagtaCCGGCACCGCTAA